One segment of Eschrichtius robustus isolate mEscRob2 chromosome 3, mEscRob2.pri, whole genome shotgun sequence DNA contains the following:
- the MMP23B gene encoding matrix metalloproteinase-23, whose amino-acid sequence MGRGACVPSAASGAHDRARLLGAVLGALCLLPTLVLLARPGALGNRPVASAAQGDAVPATAGVLATPSLGPPHPPAPRRRRYTLTPTRLRWDHFNLTYRILSFPRNLLSPSETRRGLAAAFRMWSDVSPFSFREVAPEQPSDFRIGFYPVNHTDCLVSPTHHCFDGPTGELAHAFFPPHGGIHFDDSEYWVLGPTRYSWKKGVWLTDLVHVAAHEIGHALGLMHSQHGRALMHLNATLRGWKALSQDELWGLHRLYGCLDRLFVCASWARRGFCDARQRLMKRLCPSSCDFCYEFPFPTVAATAPPPRTKTRLVPEGRNVTFRCGQKILHKKGKVYWYKDQEPLEFSYPGYLALGGAHLSIIANAINEGTYTCVVRRRQRVLSTYSWRVRLRS is encoded by the exons ATGGGCCGCGGGGCCTGCGTCCCCTCAGCGGCGTCGGGGGCCCACGACCGGGCCCGCCTGCTCGGAGCTGTGCTGGGCGCGCTGTGCCTCCTCCCCACGCTCGTGCTGCTGGCCCGGCCGGGGGCCCTGGGGAACCGGCCCGTGGCGAGCGCAGCGCAG GGAGACGCTGTGCCCGCGACCGCGGGTGTGCTCGCCACCCCAAGCCTTGGCCCGCCGCACCCCCCGGCGCCCCGCAGACGCCGCTACACGCTGACCCCGACCCGGCTGCGCTGGGACCACTTCAACCTCACATACAG GATCCTCTCTTTCCCGAGGAACCTGCTCAGCCCCAGCGAGACCCGGCGGGGCCTGGCCGCCGCCTTCCGCATGTGGAGTGACGTGTCCCCCTTCAGCTTCCGCGAGGTGGCCCCTGAGCAGCCCAGCGACTTCCGCATAG GCTTCTACCCGGTCAACCACACGGACTGCCTGGTCTCCCCGACGCACCACTGCTTCGACGGCCCCACGGGCGAGCTGGCCCACGCCTTCTTCCCCCCGCACGGCGGCATCCACTTTGACGACAGCGAGTactgggtcctgggccccacACGCTACAGCTGGAAGAAAG GCGTGTGGCTCACCGACCTGGTGCACGTGGCGGCCCACGAGATCGGCCACGCGCTGGGCCTGATGCACTCCCAGCACGGCCGGGCGCTCATGCACCTCAACGCCACGCTGCGTGGCTGGAAGGCGCTGTCGCAGGACGAGCTGTGGGGGCTGCACCGGCTCTACG GCTGCCTGGACCGGCTGTTCGTGTGCGCGTCCTGGGCGCGGAGGGGTTTCTGCGACGCCCGCCAGAGGCTCATGAAGAGGCTGTGTCCCAGCAGCTGCGACTTCTGCTACG AGTTCCCCTTCCCCACCGTGGCTGCCACCGCGCCGCCCCCCAGGACCAAAACCCGGCTGGTGCCCGAGGGCAGGAATGTGACCTTCCGCTGCGGCCAGAAGATCCTCCACAAGAAAGGCAAAGTGTA CTGGTACAAGGACCAGGAGCCCCTGGAGTTCTCCTACCCCGGCTACCTGGCGCTGGGCGGCGCGCACCTGAGCATCATCGCCAACGCCATCAACGAGGGCACCTACACGTGCGTGGTGCGCCGGCGGCAGCGCGTGCTCAGCACCTACTCCTGGCGCGTCCGCCTGCGGAGCTGA
- the LOC137761764 gene encoding cyclin-dependent kinase 11B isoform X5 — protein MSQSDDRDSKRDSLEEGELRDHRMEITIRNSPYRREDSMEDRGEEDDSLAIKPPQQMSRKEKAHHRKDEKRKEKRRHRSHSTEGGKHARVKEKEREHERRKRHREEQDKARREWERQKRRELAREHSRRERDRLEQLERKRERERKLREQQKEQREQKERERRAEERRKEREARREVSAHHRTAREDYGDKVKASHWSRSPLRPPRERFELGDSRKPVKEEKVEERDLLSDLQDISDSERKTSSAESSSAESGSGSEEEEEEEEEEEEEEGSSSEESEGEEEEEEEEEEEEETGSNSEDASAQSAEEVSEEEMSEEEERENENHVLVVPESRFDRDSGESEEGEEEVGEGTPQSSALTEGDFVPDSPALSPIELKQELPKYLPALQGCRSVEEFQCLNRIEEGTYGVVYRAKDKKTDEIVALKRLKMEKEKEGFPITSLREINTILKAQHPNIVTVREIVVGSNMDKIYIVMNYVEHDLKSLMETMKQPFLPGEVKTLMIQLLRGVKHLHDNWILHRDLKTSNLLLSHAGILKVGDFGLAREYGSPLKAYTPVVVTLWYRAPELLLGAKEYSTAVDMWSVGCIFGELLTQKPLFPGKSEIDQINKVFKDLGTPSEKIWPGYNDLPAVKKMTFTEYPYNNLRKRFGALLSDQGFDLMNKFLTYFPGRRVSAEDGLKHEYFRETPLPIDPSMFPTWPAKSEQQRVKRGTSPRPPEGGLGYSQLGDDDLKETGFHLTTTNQGASAAGPGFSLKF, from the exons TCTGATGACCGGGATTCCAAGCGGGATTCCCTTGAGGAGGGGGAGCTGAGGGACCACCGCATGGAGATAACGATAAGGAACTCGCCGTATAGAAGAGAGGACTCCATGGAAGACAG AGGAGAGGAAGATGATTCTTTGGCTATCAAACCACCCCAGCAAATGTCTCGGAAAGAAAAAGCTCATCACAGGAAAGacgaaaagaggaaagagaaacgcAGGCATCGTAGTCATTCCACAGAAGGGG GGAAGCATGCCAGagtgaaggagaaggagagagagcacGAGCGTCGGAAGCGGCACCGAGAGGAGCAGGACAAGGCCCGCCGCGAGTGGGAGCGACAGAAGAGGAGGGAGCTGGCGCGGGAGCACTCCCGGAGGGAGAG GGACCGCCTGGAGCAGTTAGAAAGGAAGCGAGAGCGGGAGCGCAAGCTGCGGGAGCAGCAGAAGGAGCAGAGGGAGCAGAAGGAGCGGGAGCGGCGCGCCGAGGAGCGGCGCAAGGAGCGCGAGGCCCGGCGGGAag TGTCTGCACATCACCGGACCGCGAGAGAGGACTATGGCGACAAGGTGAAAGCCAGCCACTGGAGTCGGAGCCCACTCCGGCCGCCTCGAGAGAGGTTTGAGCTGGGGGACAGCCGGAAGCCAG taaaagaagagaaagtggagGAGAGAGACCTGCTGTCCGACCTGCAGGACATCAGCGACAGCGAGAGGAAGACCAGCTCAGCCGAGTCCTCGTCAG CGGAATCAGGGTCAGGTtccgaggaggaggaagaggaggaggaggaggaggaggaggaagaggggagcaGCAGCGAAGAgtcggagggggaggaggaagaggaggaggaggaggaggaggaggaggagaccggGAGCAACTCCGAGGACGCGTCCGCACAGTCAGCCG AGGAAGTGAGTGAAGAAGAAATGAGTGAAGAGGAGGAGCGAGAGAATGAAAACCACGTCCTGGTTG TTCCAGAGTCACGATTTGACCGCGATTCTGGAGAGAGCgaagagggggaagaggaggtgggCGAGGGCACCCCGCAGAGCAGCGCCCTCACCGAGGGGGACTTCGTGCCCGACTCCCCAGCCCTGTCACCCATCGAGCTCAAACAGGAGCTGCCCAAGTACCTGCCAGCCCTGCAG GGCTGTCGGAGTGTGGAGGAATTCCAGTGCCTGAACAGGATCGAAGAAGGCACTTACGGGGTGGTGTACAGAGCTAAGGACAAGAAAACAG ATGAAATCGTGGCTCTGAAGCGGCTGAaaatggagaaggagaaggagggctTCCCGATCACATCGCTGAGGGAGATCAACACCATCCTCAAGGCGCAGCACCCCAACATCGTCACCGTCAGG GAAATCGTCGTGGGCAGCAACATGGACAAGATCTACATCGTGATGAACTACGTGGAGCACGACCTCAAGAGCCTCATGGAGACCATGAAGCAGCCTTTCCTGCCGG GGGAGGTGAAGACCCTGATGATCCAGCTGCTGCGTGGAGTGAAGCACCTGCACGACAACTGGATCCTGCACCGAGACCTCAAGACGTCCAACCTGCTGCTGAGCCACGCCGGCATCCTCAAG GTGGGGGACTTCGGGCTGGCGCGGGAGTATGGGTCCCCTCTGAAGGCCTACACCCCGGTGGTCGTGACCTTGTGGTAccgtgcccctgagctgctgCTCGGCGCCAAG GAGTACTCCACGGCCGTGGACATGTGGTCGGTGGGCTGCATCTTTGGGGAGCTGCTGACTCAGAAGCCGCTGTTCCCTGGGAAGTCGGAAATCGATCAAATCAACAAAGTGTTCAAG GACCTAGGGACCCCCAGTGAGAAAATCTGGCCCGGCTACAACGACCTCCCCGCCGTCAAGAAGATGACCTTCACCGAGTACCCGTATAACAACCTCCGCAAGCGCTTCGGGGCTCTGCTCTCAGACCAGGGCTTCGACCTCATGAACAA GTTTCTGACCTACTTCCCTGGACGGAGGGTCAGCGCAGAGGACGGCCTCAAGCACGAGTATTTCCGCGAGACCCCCCTCCCCATCGACCCCTCCATGTTCCCCACATGGCCCGCCAAGAGCGAACAGCAGAGGGTGAAGCGGGGCACCAGCCCCCGGCCACCAGAGGGAGGCCTGGGCTACAGCCAGCTG GGTGACGACGACCTGAAGGAGACGGGCTTCCACCTCACAACCACGAACCAGGGGGCCTCGGCCGCGGGCCCAGGCTTCAGCCTCAAGTTCTGA
- the LOC137761764 gene encoding cyclin-dependent kinase 11B isoform X4, with translation MGDEKDSWKVKTLDEILQEKKRRKEQEEKAEIKRLKNSDDRDSKRDSLEEGELRDHRMEITIRNSPYRREDSMEDRGEEDDSLAIKPPQQMSRKEKAHHRKDEKRKEKRRHRSHSTEGGKHARVKEKEREHERRKRHREEQDKARREWERQKRRELAREHSRRERDRLEQLERKRERERKLREQQKEQREQKERERRAEERRKEREARREVSAHHRTAREDYGDKVKASHWSRSPLRPPRERFELGDSRKPVKEEKVEERDLLSDLQDISDSERKTSSAESSSAESGSGSEEEEEEEEEEEEEEGSSSEESEGEEEEEEEEEEEEETGSNSEDASAQSAEEVSEEEMSEEEERENENHVLVVPESRFDRDSGESEEGEEEVGEGTPQSSALTEGDFVPDSPALSPIELKQELPKYLPALQGCRSVEEFQCLNRIEEGTYGVVYRAKDKKTDEIVALKRLKMEKEKEGFPITSLREINTILKAQHPNIVTVREIVVGSNMDKIYIVMNYVEHDLKSLMETMKQPFLPGEVKTLMIQLLRGVKHLHDNWILHRDLKTSNLLLSHAGILKVGDFGLAREYGSPLKAYTPVVVTLWYRAPELLLGAKEYSTAVDMWSVGCIFGELLTQKPLFPGKSEIDQINKVFKDLGTPSEKIWPGYNDLPAVKKMTFTEYPYNNLRKRFGALLSDQGFDLMNKFLTYFPGRRVSAEDGLKHEYFRETPLPIDPSMFPTWPAKSEQQRVKRGTSPRPPEGGLGYSQLGDDDLKETGFHLTTTNQGASAAGPGFSLKF, from the exons TCTGATGACCGGGATTCCAAGCGGGATTCCCTTGAGGAGGGGGAGCTGAGGGACCACCGCATGGAGATAACGATAAGGAACTCGCCGTATAGAAGAGAGGACTCCATGGAAGACAG AGGAGAGGAAGATGATTCTTTGGCTATCAAACCACCCCAGCAAATGTCTCGGAAAGAAAAAGCTCATCACAGGAAAGacgaaaagaggaaagagaaacgcAGGCATCGTAGTCATTCCACAGAAGGGG GGAAGCATGCCAGagtgaaggagaaggagagagagcacGAGCGTCGGAAGCGGCACCGAGAGGAGCAGGACAAGGCCCGCCGCGAGTGGGAGCGACAGAAGAGGAGGGAGCTGGCGCGGGAGCACTCCCGGAGGGAGAG GGACCGCCTGGAGCAGTTAGAAAGGAAGCGAGAGCGGGAGCGCAAGCTGCGGGAGCAGCAGAAGGAGCAGAGGGAGCAGAAGGAGCGGGAGCGGCGCGCCGAGGAGCGGCGCAAGGAGCGCGAGGCCCGGCGGGAag TGTCTGCACATCACCGGACCGCGAGAGAGGACTATGGCGACAAGGTGAAAGCCAGCCACTGGAGTCGGAGCCCACTCCGGCCGCCTCGAGAGAGGTTTGAGCTGGGGGACAGCCGGAAGCCAG taaaagaagagaaagtggagGAGAGAGACCTGCTGTCCGACCTGCAGGACATCAGCGACAGCGAGAGGAAGACCAGCTCAGCCGAGTCCTCGTCAG CGGAATCAGGGTCAGGTtccgaggaggaggaagaggaggaggaggaggaggaggaggaagaggggagcaGCAGCGAAGAgtcggagggggaggaggaagaggaggaggaggaggaggaggaggaggagaccggGAGCAACTCCGAGGACGCGTCCGCACAGTCAGCCG AGGAAGTGAGTGAAGAAGAAATGAGTGAAGAGGAGGAGCGAGAGAATGAAAACCACGTCCTGGTTG TTCCAGAGTCACGATTTGACCGCGATTCTGGAGAGAGCgaagagggggaagaggaggtgggCGAGGGCACCCCGCAGAGCAGCGCCCTCACCGAGGGGGACTTCGTGCCCGACTCCCCAGCCCTGTCACCCATCGAGCTCAAACAGGAGCTGCCCAAGTACCTGCCAGCCCTGCAG GGCTGTCGGAGTGTGGAGGAATTCCAGTGCCTGAACAGGATCGAAGAAGGCACTTACGGGGTGGTGTACAGAGCTAAGGACAAGAAAACAG ATGAAATCGTGGCTCTGAAGCGGCTGAaaatggagaaggagaaggagggctTCCCGATCACATCGCTGAGGGAGATCAACACCATCCTCAAGGCGCAGCACCCCAACATCGTCACCGTCAGG GAAATCGTCGTGGGCAGCAACATGGACAAGATCTACATCGTGATGAACTACGTGGAGCACGACCTCAAGAGCCTCATGGAGACCATGAAGCAGCCTTTCCTGCCGG GGGAGGTGAAGACCCTGATGATCCAGCTGCTGCGTGGAGTGAAGCACCTGCACGACAACTGGATCCTGCACCGAGACCTCAAGACGTCCAACCTGCTGCTGAGCCACGCCGGCATCCTCAAG GTGGGGGACTTCGGGCTGGCGCGGGAGTATGGGTCCCCTCTGAAGGCCTACACCCCGGTGGTCGTGACCTTGTGGTAccgtgcccctgagctgctgCTCGGCGCCAAG GAGTACTCCACGGCCGTGGACATGTGGTCGGTGGGCTGCATCTTTGGGGAGCTGCTGACTCAGAAGCCGCTGTTCCCTGGGAAGTCGGAAATCGATCAAATCAACAAAGTGTTCAAG GACCTAGGGACCCCCAGTGAGAAAATCTGGCCCGGCTACAACGACCTCCCCGCCGTCAAGAAGATGACCTTCACCGAGTACCCGTATAACAACCTCCGCAAGCGCTTCGGGGCTCTGCTCTCAGACCAGGGCTTCGACCTCATGAACAA GTTTCTGACCTACTTCCCTGGACGGAGGGTCAGCGCAGAGGACGGCCTCAAGCACGAGTATTTCCGCGAGACCCCCCTCCCCATCGACCCCTCCATGTTCCCCACATGGCCCGCCAAGAGCGAACAGCAGAGGGTGAAGCGGGGCACCAGCCCCCGGCCACCAGAGGGAGGCCTGGGCTACAGCCAGCTG GGTGACGACGACCTGAAGGAGACGGGCTTCCACCTCACAACCACGAACCAGGGGGCCTCGGCCGCGGGCCCAGGCTTCAGCCTCAAGTTCTGA